The genome window CGCGTGGTTGTCCTCCACGAGGTTACGCGCGGCCTCCAGGCGGACCTCGGGGGCGCCGTCCCGGACCAGGCGCTCGTACATGTCTCCGGTCCGCTCCAGCGCGCCGGTGCGCCGCAGGGCCCGCACCGTGGCGGCGCGCACCTCCGGGTTCGCATCTCCCAGGGCCCGCCGCGTCACCGCCTCCATCGCGGAGGGCTCCAGCCCCCGCTCGGTCCGCGCCACGAGCGCCGCAGCCAGGTGCTCGGCCATGACGGGGTTCGTCTCCCGCTCGAAGGCTGCCTGGAGCTCGGCCGCGGGCAGGAGTACGGCGGACTCGCGCAGGAGCTCGCGCAGGTAGCTCTTGTACGCCTCGGACGTCGAGCCGAGGCCGCGGCGGATCTGCGTCATCAATCCTTCCACCGAGCAGCTCTCGCCCAGGAGCCGGGGGGCGGCGCCCGGTGCCGAGGGCCCTGCCACGGCCGGTACCGCCGGTCCGAGGAGGCACAGGGTGAGCAGCCAGGAGGAGAACGGTTTCATTCGCGGGAAGCGGGTGCGGTTCATGGAGGGCTCCGGGCTTCAGTCCGTGTGCTCGAGACAGCCGTGGGGATTGTCGGTAGGCAGGCTGGACCAGATCCGCTCGAAGTCGACGATGCCGCTGGCGTAGAGGCGCTCGAAGTCGCGGTAGTCCGCGAGGAAGCGGGAGTCCTGCTGGGCCATGTGCGCCATGACGGGCAGTGCGTTGCGGCCCGCGGTGCGCGCGGCGAAGCGGAAGAGGGCCCAGCGCACGCATAGCTCCGTCTCGGTGGTGAACGCCTGGGCGTAGATGTCGAGCGCCCGCGTCTTGTCCTCGGCCAGGGACAGCTCGTGGGCGGCGATCTGCCGCACATCCCCACTGCCCTCGGTGGCGAGGATCTTCTCCAGCCGGGCGGTGGCCTGGGCGTCGATCGGGGCGTCGGCGTGCATCCCCATCTCCAGGGCGAGGTAGCGCACGGGCATCTCCAGCGACTCGGCGCTCACGGAGAGGAGGCGGTCGACGTAGGGCTTGGCGTTGCCGGTCCGGGAGAGGTCCTCCTTCATCACTCGGCCCAGGGTCCGGGTGGCGATCCATCCGGCCTCGCCCGAGGCGGGGTCCTGGGCGAAGCGGGCGAGCCGGTCCATCGCGGCGGGCTCGAACCGGTGCTGCGTCTCCAGCGCGGCCAGCAGGCCCGCGCGCCGCCCGAGCTCCAGCTCCCCGTCGAGCCCCATCTCCAGGAGCTGCGCGGCGACCTGGGGCCGGTGGAGGGCCTGCGAACCCTTGAGCCCGCCCATGAAGACCTTGAACTCCTTGGCGGGGGCTCCGCGCACCCAGCCGAGCACCTCGCTGGCCCGCGCGGGGTCATCCCCGATGAGCTCGGCCAGCCGGCCCCGGAGGTAATCCAGGACGAGCGGATCTCCCGAGGCCAGCAGCGGGGCCGCCCAGTCCCGGAAGGTCTCGAAGGTCACCGCCTCGTTGAAGCGCTCCAGGTCCTGCCAGCAGGTGGTGCCCTCGAAGTGGCGCTGGCCCGGGGAGGCCTCCTCGGGCGGGGCCGGTTGGGCGGGGCCGGTTGGGCCTCCTCGCCGCACGGAGCCGCCTGGGGCGCTCCCGGCGTGGGCGTGCGCGTGCCCGGACGAAGCCTCTTCCTCGGCGTGTCCCTGGGCGAGAGAGCCCCGCGCGAGCAGGGCGAGCAGGGTCAGGACGCCAAGGGCGGCGGCCACCTGGGCCACGCGGCGGCGGGGGGACGGGGGCGGGGGAGCAGCGGGGCGCGGAGCAGGATCAGAGGTCATGTCGGGTGGCACCAGGCGGAGGTCCCACTGAGAAGAGGGCTCGGGCGCGCCGCCATCCCAAAAAAATCTGCGGGACGCGTAACCCCTGGAAATCACGAAGCTCTCCTGGGGGTTCCTGCTGGATTCTCCAAATTGTGATAAAGCTGTAAAATGGGCAAGATCGCTCCTGGGATGGCATGTCCGAGCGAGACGACCCTGAGCGACCTTCTCGGGGGGGGACTCCCAGAGGGACGCAGAGACCAGGTGCTGGCCCACGTGGAGCAGTGCGTGGGCTGCCAGCGCGCCCTGGCCGCGGGCGCCAGCTCCCGGCCGGACCTTGTGACGGAGGCGGAGCCCGGGGAGGAGTTGATGCCCGGGGCCACGGTGTCGCGCTACGTGGTGCTGGAGCGGATTGGCCAGGGCGCCATGGGCGTCGTGTACGCGGCGAGGGATCCGCACCTGGCCCGGCGCGTGGCCCTCAAGGTGCTGCGCCCGGAGGGGCACCGGGTGGAGGCGCTGCAGCGGCGGCTCCTGCGGGAGGCGCAGGCGCTGGCCCGGCTCTCGGATCCCCATGTCATCGCGGTGCACGACGTGGGCACGAGCGGGGACCGCGTCTTCCTGGCGATGGATCTGGTGGAGGGCTGCACGCTGGCGGAGTGGCTGCGGGAGCCCCGCGGCTGGAGGGAGGTGCTGCGCGTCTTCCGGGAGGCGGGGCAGGGGCTGGCCGCCGCGCACGCCGCGGGGCTGGTGCACCGGGACTTCAAGCCCGCCAACGTCCTCATCGGGCGGGATGGGCGCGTGCGGGTGACCGACTTCGGCCTGGCCCTCTGCCAGGAGGCGCCGGGGCCGTGGGAGGGGGGCGGGTCCGGGGAGGACTCGGGCCTGGCGCTCACCCGCACGGGGGCGCTGCTGGGCACGCCGGCCTACATGGCCCCGGAGCTGCTGGAGGGCCGGTTCGCGGATGCCCTCTCGGATCAATTCGGCTTCTGCGTGGCCCTGTACGAGGCGCTCTACGGCCAGCGGCCCTTCGAAGGGCACAGTCTGGAGGAGCTGGGCCAGTCCGCCCGCGCGGGCCGGGTGGGGCGGAGCGCGCGGGGCTCGCAGGTGCCCGCCTGGGTCCGGCGGGTGGTGCTCCAGGGGTTGAGCCCCCAGCCCGGGCAGCGCTTCGCCTCCATGGAGGCCTTGCTGGAGGCGTTGCGGAAGGGGCGCTCCCGGCACACGCGGCTCTGGGCGATGGGGGCGCTCACGCTGGCGGGCCTGCTGGGCATGGGGGTGGAGCACAAGGTGCACCAGCGGGAGGCGCGCTGCCGCCAGGAGGTGGAGCGGCTCGGCGCGGCGTGGAACCCCGAGCGGCGGGAGCGGGCGCGCGAGGCCTTCCGGGCGGTGGGCACGCCCTATGCCCTCGCGGCCTGGCAGCACGCGTCCATGCAACTGGAGGCCTATGCCTCGCGCTGGCGCACGCTGCGTGCCGAGGCGTGCCTCCAGGAGGAGCGGGGCGCCACGGGCCCGTCCCAGTCCGCCGTGTGCCTCGATGCCCGGCTCTGGCGGCTCGCCTCCGTGACGGGGGTGCTGGAGCGGGCGGACGCGCGGACGGCGCAGAACGCGCAGCAACTGGTGGCCTCGCTGGAGGACCTCTCGGAGTGCGCGGACGCACCGGCGCGGCCCGGGCCCCCCCTGCCCCCGGAGGGAATCCGGCCCCAGGTGGACGCGGCGCGGCGGACGCTGACCGAGGCCCAGGCGCTGCTGGACGCGGGCCGGTACGCCGAAGGGCTCGCGGTGACGGAGGCCCTGCTTCAGCTCCTGCCCGGGCTGGACTACCGCCCGCTGGAGGCGGAGGTGCGCCTCGTTCATGGCCGGCTTCAGGGCCTGGAGGGCGCGCTCCCGAAGGCCGAGGAGAGCCTCTACAAGGCCCTGTGGGCCGCCGAGGCTGGCCGGGATGAGGTGCTGGCCGCGCGCGCGTGGATCTTCCTCCTCTGGACGGTGGGGGAGCAGGGCGGGCGGACGGGCGACGCGGAGAAGCTGGTGCAGCATGCGCGCGCCGCGGTGGAGGGGCTGGGGCGCGAGCGCTTCCCGGCCATCGCCACGGACCTGAACCTGCGCCTGGGCATCCTGCGGCTGAACCAGGGGTTGCTGGAGCAGGCGGACAAGGAGCTCCGTCAGGGGCTGACGCTCTCGCGGGAAGCGCTGGGCGCGGACAACCTGCTCACCTCCTATCTGGTCTCCAGCCTGGGCCGGGTCCGCTCCCGCCAGGGCCGCCACGCGGAAGCCCTGGCGCTGTACCGGGAGGCCTGGGAGATGCGGGAGCGCCTCTGGGGGAGTGAGCACCCCGTCCTGGCCCTCCACCTCAACAACATCGCCATCGAACTGCTGGCGCTGGGGCAGCGCGAGGAGGCGGTTGCCACCTGGCGCCGCTCCTTGAGGCTCCTGGAGGCGAACCGTCCGCCTGGGCACCCCAGCTTCGTGGCGCCGCTGACGAACCTCGCCTCGGTGCAGCGGAGCCTGGGGCAGCTCGACGAGGCGCGGCAGAGCCTGGAACGGGCGCTGCTCATCGCCGAGCGCAGCAAGGGGCAGGACCACCCGCTCACGGCGAGCGTGCTCAGCGAGCTGGGCAAGGTGGCCCAGGACTCCCACCGCCTGGGTGAGGCGCTGACTTATCACCAGGAGGCCGTGCGGCGCGTTCAGCGGGCGCTGGGACCGGACACGCCCCGCGCCGCGGCGCCGCAGACGGCCCTGGGCGAGGCGTATCTCCAGGCGGGCAATCCCCGGGAGGCGCGGCGGGAGCTCACGCGCGCCTTGCGGCTCTGGGAAGCGGAGACCGGCACGGAAGGGGCCTCCGTCTCCGTCGCGCTGCGGCCCCTGGCGGAGCTGGAGCGGGGCCAGGGGGCGTTTCACCGGGCGCTCGAGCACTGTGCGCGGGCGCTGGAGGTGGATGAGCGGGTGCAAGGCCGTGAGGCACCGGATGTGGCGTTGGACCTCGCCTGCCTGGCGGAGGTGCACCTGGCCCAAGGGGAGTCCGCACGGGCCTTGCCGCTGTTGGAGCGGGCCCTCACGCTTCACACGCGCGCGCCGAAGGATCCATTGGAGGAGGGCTGGGCCTCCTTCCTGCTGGCCCGCGCCCTCTGGGCGCAGCGCGGGGAGGCGGAGCGGGCCCGGGCCCGCGCGCTGGCGGAAGCGGCCCGGAGCCAGATGGAAGGGTTGGGCCTCCGGGCCCGGGAGAGAGCCCGCCAGGTCGTGGCCTGGCAGCGGCAGGTGGAGGCACGGTGAGCGAGGCAAGCAACGTGGGATCTTTCTCGGCGCTGTTGATGGCGCATGCGGTGCCGCAGCGGCGCGCCGCGCTGGCGCAGGTGCCCGCGCTGGAGGCGCTGCTGGCGCCGCACTGCGCGGCGGCACGGGCCCAGTGGCCCGGCTTCTCCTGGAGCGCGGAGCGCTTCCTGCGCCACCTGGCCCGCCATCTGCCGGAGCAGCCCGGCGAGATGCTGCGCCAGCTCCACGCGGCGGACCTGTACCTGGCATGCGCGTGCGCGGAAGGGGAGCGGCTGGCGCTCCACGCCTTCGAGCAGCACGTCCTCCAGCGGGTGCCCTCGCGGCTGGGCGCGCTGCCGGCGGCCACCGTGGATGAGGTGTTGCAGGTGCTCCGGGCGCGGCTGCTGCTGGGGCGAGGGGAAGCCCCGGCCCGCATCGCCGACTACTCGGGACGGGGGCCGCTCCTGGCGTGGGTGCGCATCATCGCCACCCGCGTGGCCGCCGAGCTGGTGAGCCAGCAGGGCCGCCAGGAGCTCTTCGATGAGCCGCCCGAGACGCTGGCCCGGATGCTGGCGGCGGATGATCCGGAGCGCGCGTTGCTCCGGGAGGACTCGCGCCGGGTGCTCCTGGAGGCCCTGCGGCAGGCCCTGGGGGCCCTGCCCGAGCGCGAGCGGACCCTGCTGCGCTTGCACCACCTGCATGGCCTCACCATGGACCGGCTCTCGGCAATGTATGGCGAGTCCCGCTCGGGCGTGGCCCGCCGCGTGGCCCATGCGCGGGAGCGGCTGTTGGCCCTCACGCACGCGGAGCTGGCGGGGCGGTTGAAATTGGCGGGTTCCGAACTGCAGAGCCTGCTGGGCCTGGTGCGGAGCCGGTTGGACTTCAACCTGCACCACCTGATGGAAGGGGTCTGAAGCGAGGGCGGGGTGTCTTTCAGCGGATAGCCCCCCGGCGCTCCGGGAGGATGGTCCGTGTCTCCTCCCGCCGGCTACGTGCTGCGCCTCTTCAATGGGGGAGACGCCATGGCAGTACCCGGAACGCAAGGCCGCCGCATCCGTCGGACGCACACTTCGCAAACCTTCATCCAGCCCGGACCGGACCCTTTGGACGGGGTCCGAGGGCTTTGCTTCCTGCTGCTGATAGGCCTGACGCCGGTCCCTGCCTGGGCACAGGACTCGGCCGGGGGGGCCCCGCCTCCCGCGGAGCCCGAGGAGCAACTGGTCTTTCTGGTTCCGGTGGAGCCTGCGGCGGTGCCAGCAGAGCCCGCGGCCGTGCCGGCCGAAGCCCCGGTCATGCCCGCGGAACCTCCGGCTCCGGCCGTGGAGCCGCAGCCTCCCGTCCTGGCCCGGGGCACCCCGCTCCTGACGTGTGAGGCGGGCAGTCAGCAGGGGGTCTACAACCCGCCCCTGAAGCTGTCGCCTCAGGAGACTGTCCTCAGCGCGACAGGCCAGTTCCCGTCCTGTGTGTCATGGGACGCGGGCGGACCGGTCTCGGGCCAGTACACCGTGAGCGGCACGGGCCCGGCGAGTTGTTTGAGTTCCAGCCTTGCCACCCGGTCCCACATCACCTGGAGCGATGGGAGCACCAGCACGCTCGAGTTTGGCAAGGGCATGGATGCGAAGCAGGGCGGCGAGGCCGTCACCGTCCTCGTTGGCCTCGTCATCGAGGGCCGCTACGCGGGCTCCCTGGCGGTGGGAGGCTTTGTGCTGGAGGCGGCCCCGAGCGCGCTGCACTGCCTGAGCGAAGGGGTCGCCAGCGCCAGCGGACTGTCCTTCCTCAAGCTCATCCAGCAGTGAGGAGGGACGGAGGGCGGAGTCCCTCACGTCTGGAGAATGGGGGTGGCCTGTGGTTCTCTGCGCCGCCATGTTCACTCGATCCCTGAGACACATGGAATCCGCCCGGCGGTTTGGACTTCTGGGCGTGCTGGCCCTTCTGCTCGCGTGCCTAGGCTGGCCCTCCGAGGCCCAGGCGCAGGCCTGGTCGCTGAGCCAGGACCAGCGCCGGGCCTTTCTCCATTACTACGCTCCAATTGTCTTCAAGCGGGCCAACGGCAACAAGGACCGTCATGGCTACGATTGGATCACGAACTTCAACTTCGATCAGGACAACGACTTCTCGAACAACAAGCTCAACTGGAAGAACATCCACCAGTATGTGAACGCGGCGGCCAGCGGCTCGGGCGCCTACAGCCATTGGCGCATCCGTCCCACCCTCTACACCTCGCTCATCGAGTTCATGGACGGTGGGAAGAACCTCGTCCTGATCTATCACATCTATCACGCGCTCGATAAGAACGCCGCGGGCGACTACCAGCTCCATGACTGGGAGCGCGTGGAGATGCTCGTCAAGAACGTGACGGGCTCGCCCGGGGGCGGTGAGTACGTCGCGTATGCCGTGGTGACCCAGCACAAGCGCAACGTGGTCCGGCAGTACGGCAGCCCGGATCTCAACTTCATGCCCACCGCCACCGGCCAGCACCTGATGATCTGGCAGGCGGAGTGGTCCGACAAGCTGCTGGCGGCCCACGGCCAGGAGCTGCGGTTCGTGACGAATCCGGCCTCGTGGGTCTCGGGCCAGATGGGCGCTGGGAGCGCCAAGGCCGAGGTGGGGGTGAACAACGACGGCAAGAAGAACGTGCACTACGCGTTCGTGCCCGAGGGCTCGCCCGGCGCGGTGTCCCAGTTCGCCGCTCAGTCCCTCTTCTACTCGACGGCCTCCCAGCTCGCGAGCCGCTCCGACAACGGCAGCTCTGTCACCTGGCCCTCCGTCAAGCGCGTGACGTACGAGCTTCAGGACATCGCGGACATCTGGCCGACGCACTGGCAATACGGCGGCTATCAGACGCACTGGCTGAGCGAGTCACCCCGTGACTTCCTGCTGGAGAGCCCCATCGTCAACGAGGCCGGCCAGGCCGAGGTCAGCACGGGCTTGCAGCGCTTCTATGCGAAGACCCGGGACCTCGAGAACGAGGATGACCGCGACGGGTACCCCACGAAGAAGTGGCTCCTCGGCACCTACGAGCTGAACGCCAGCGCCTCGGACACGGGGGGCGGGGGCTCCAGCGAGTTCCACGACAACGCCTGGGCCAGCACGGGGGTGGACTCCCGGGGCAGGACGCGCGCCAGCGCGAGCGGTGACACCGGCTCGCCCAACGCCTACTGGTGGCAGCACGACTACTTCGTCCACGCGGGCTCCACCGATTCGAGCGATGGGGTGGAGGCGGGCTTCTGGCTGCCGGGGCCCTGGTACCTGGAAGCGAACGGTGGCTTCGACGGACGGTGGGTGCAGCTGTTCGACGACAAGCCGGGGCAGTAAGCCGGCCGCTCAGTCCAGCAGCTCCATCAGATCCGCCCGGGTGATGGCGGTGGCCCCCGAGGCCCCGCCGAGCGCCGCCTCGAAGAGGGCCCGCTTCTTCTCCTGAAGGGTCAGGATCTTCTCCTCCACCGTGCCCTGGGACACCAGCCGGTACACCATGACGGGCCGCTGCTGGCCAATGCGGTGCGCGCGGTCGGCGGCCTGCGCCTCCACGGACGGGTTCCACCACGGGTCCACCAGGAAGACGTGGTCCGCCGCCGTGAGGTTGAGCCCCGTGGCGCCCGCCTTGAGCGAGATCAGCATCACCGGCGGGCCCTCCGGAGCCTGGAAGGAGGCGGCCACGCCGCCACGGTTCGCCGTGCTCCCATCCAGCCGGATGAAGGCGATGCCTGCCTCCCGCAGCGCCGGCTCGATGAGATCCAGCAGGGAGGTCCACTGCGAGAAGACGAGCGCCTTGTGCCCGTCCTCCACGGCGGTGCTGAGCGCCTCCACCAGCGCCTGCACCTTGGAGGACGTCTTCGCCTGCTGGCCGGGCACGAGCGCGGGATGGCACGCCGCCTGGCGCAGCCGCAGGAGCGCCTCCAGCGCCTTCAGCACGCTGCCGCCCTCTTCGAGCTGGGAGACCACCTCCTCGCGCGTGGCGGCATACACCGTGTCGTAGACGGCCCGCTCCTGCTCGCTGAGAGTGACGTGCCGCACGGACTCGGTGCGCGGCGGAAGCTCGGGCGCCACGTCCCGCTTGAGCCGGCGCAGCACGAAGGGGCGGATGCGTGCGCGCAGCTGCTCGGCCGCGCCCTTCTGGTTGTCCGCGACGGGCCGCGCCCACCGCTCCTCGAACTCCTTCCGCCCTCCGAGCAGCCCCTGGTTGGTGAAGTGCATGAGGCTCCAGAGCTCCTCCAGCCGGTTCTCGATGGGGGTGCCGCTCAGGGCCACCCGGAAGGCGGCCTGCAGCCCGTAGGCTGCGCGCGCCACCTGGCTGTCCGGGTTCTTGATGGCCTGGGCCTCGTCCAGCACCACCGTGTCCCACGCCTTCGCCCCGAGCACCTCCGCGTCCAGACGCAACAGGGCATAGGTGGTGAGCGTCACGTCGGCCGCCTCATCCAGCGAGCGGCCGGGGCCGTGGTAGACGGAGACCTTCAGCGAGGGACGGAAGCGCTTCAGCTCCGCCTCCCAGTTGGGCAGCACGCTCGTGGGCGCCACCACCAAGGTGCCAGGCCCCAGCGTGCAGATCGTCTGAAGCGTCTTGCCCAGGCCCATGTCGTCGGCGAGCACGCCGCCCAGGCCTGCCTGCCGCAGGAAGGTGAGCCAGCTCACGCCCTGCACCTGGTAGGGGCGCAACGAGGCGGTGAGGTCCTTCGGCAGCCGCGCCTCTGGCAGCTTCTCGAAGCCCTTCACCAGCGGCGCCAGCCGTTCGAGCCCGGGCGGGGGCGGGTGCTCCAGCGCATCACACAGCCCGGTGAGCTGGGGGAGCGCGTGGTTGGCGATGCGCCCGTCCTTTCCACGTGCCGACAGCAGGTCCGCCACACGCTGGCCGTGCGTCTTCAGCCACGCGGTGGGCAGGGGCGCCCATCCGCCTCCTTCCAGCGGCACCAGCCCCAGCCCTTCCTCCCAGGCACGCATCACCGCCCCCGCATCCACGGTGCGCGGCGCGCCGGGTCCGGCCCCCTCCACCTGGAAGTCGAGGGAGAAGCCCACCTGGGGCACACCGGACGGGGAGGCGCCGGATTCCACCGAGAGGGTAGGGCGCAGCTGCACGTGGGGGCTCACCACGCGCGCCGCGTCCCCGGTGAGGCCGCCGCGCCAGCGCCGCAGCTTGTCGGCGAGCTGCACGGCCTCCTTGCCCTGCACCGTCACGCGCCGGCCGGGCACCATGTTCAGCTCGTCGCGCAGCTCGTGGATGAGCTTCTGCTCGGCGCCCTCGTCGCGCACGGGCACCGCGCCTTTCAGGTACACCATGCGCCCGTTGTCGATGCGCACCGTGGGCGGCGAGCCGTACACCAGCGTGGGCAGCACCGAGAGGCCGGAGTCGAGCTGGTTGAGCTCCACGGAGATGCGAGGCTTGAGCGTGCGGTCGATGGGCGGCAGCCGCTGACTCTTCACATCCACCGGCATGCGCCGCGCGAAGTCTGGCAGCACCTTGCCGGTGAGGTCTCCCATCTGCGCGGGCGAGAAGACGCGCTCCTGGGGCAGGTGCTCCAGCCGGGCCCCCGTGAGGGTCTGCTCGCCGAGCCGGCACAGCGCGCCGCCGCACACCACCACCCCGGGGCACACCACCTCGGTGATGCGCGGATCCTTCTCCACCTTGAGCACCGTCTGCTCGCCCCGGTCCTCCACGGTGACGCGCGGCAGCAGGGGCTCGCTGGAGACGGACACCAGCGCCCCCTCGAAGAGCACGGTGCGCGCTGGCTCCAGCACGCGCAGCAGCGCCTCCAGCCGCTCGGGTGGGAGCGCACCCCGCGTGGGCCGCGCGAGCAGCTTGTCCGCGAGCAGGTCGCACTTCTCCACCTGAATCCGTGCCGCCTCCACGGGGTTCTGCAGCAGCGAGGCCAGGCTGCGCGCCAGCAGCCGGGCCGTGTTGTCGGGGCGCACCAGCAGGCGTTCGAGCTGCAACCCGCCGTCCACGCGCTTGAAGCGGTACACCATGCGCTCCGGCTTGGGCACGGCTCCAGGCCGGGCCGGGGCCGCGGGCGCCGCGGGCCGAGTCGCGGCGGGGGCACGGGGGGCGCGCTGGGAGACCGAGTGGTGGAGTACGAGGGCCGCCGCGACCACGTGCTCGCACGGGTCTACCCGGCCCTTGCAGTCACACTCCCAGATGTCGTCCTCCGGGTAGAGCACGGTGGTGACGGGGGCGGGGCGGCCCGCGGCCCGCACCTTCAGGACGGCCTCTTCCGCGCCGATGGCCTGCACCGAGACGGCGCCCGAGCGGGCCAGGGCCATTCCAGCAGACCAGGTGTCCGGGCGGGCTTCTTCCCGGACGGCTTCGAGTAGCTCCGCGGTCACAGACATGCGCGGCCCACCCCTAGCCCCGCGGCGGCTGCCGCGCAACCACACCGCTGGGTTTTGAACGGGAAGTCATGGTTGAAAATGCCCGCCCGTGTGACCCGTGGTAGACCGCGCCGCATGCACTTCCGTCACCTGGGCAGCAGTGGTCTGATGGTCAGTGAAATCTCCTACGGCAACTGGTTGACCCATGGGTCCCAGGTCGAGGAGGCCGCGGCGGTGGCCTGTGTCCGGGCCGCGCTGGATGAAGGCATCACCACCTTCGACACCGCGGACGTCTACGCCAACACCCGCGCCGAGGAGGTGCTCGGCCGCGCCCTCCAAGGCCAGCGCCGGGAGGGGCTGGAGATCTTCACCAAGGTGTACTGGCCCACGGGGCCAG of Stigmatella aurantiaca contains these proteins:
- a CDS encoding DEAD/DEAH box helicase, with amino-acid sequence MSVTAELLEAVREEARPDTWSAGMALARSGAVSVQAIGAEEAVLKVRAAGRPAPVTTVLYPEDDIWECDCKGRVDPCEHVVAAALVLHHSVSQRAPRAPAATRPAAPAAPARPGAVPKPERMVYRFKRVDGGLQLERLLVRPDNTARLLARSLASLLQNPVEAARIQVEKCDLLADKLLARPTRGALPPERLEALLRVLEPARTVLFEGALVSVSSEPLLPRVTVEDRGEQTVLKVEKDPRITEVVCPGVVVCGGALCRLGEQTLTGARLEHLPQERVFSPAQMGDLTGKVLPDFARRMPVDVKSQRLPPIDRTLKPRISVELNQLDSGLSVLPTLVYGSPPTVRIDNGRMVYLKGAVPVRDEGAEQKLIHELRDELNMVPGRRVTVQGKEAVQLADKLRRWRGGLTGDAARVVSPHVQLRPTLSVESGASPSGVPQVGFSLDFQVEGAGPGAPRTVDAGAVMRAWEEGLGLVPLEGGGWAPLPTAWLKTHGQRVADLLSARGKDGRIANHALPQLTGLCDALEHPPPPGLERLAPLVKGFEKLPEARLPKDLTASLRPYQVQGVSWLTFLRQAGLGGVLADDMGLGKTLQTICTLGPGTLVVAPTSVLPNWEAELKRFRPSLKVSVYHGPGRSLDEAADVTLTTYALLRLDAEVLGAKAWDTVVLDEAQAIKNPDSQVARAAYGLQAAFRVALSGTPIENRLEELWSLMHFTNQGLLGGRKEFEERWARPVADNQKGAAEQLRARIRPFVLRRLKRDVAPELPPRTESVRHVTLSEQERAVYDTVYAATREEVVSQLEEGGSVLKALEALLRLRQAACHPALVPGQQAKTSSKVQALVEALSTAVEDGHKALVFSQWTSLLDLIEPALREAGIAFIRLDGSTANRGGVAASFQAPEGPPVMLISLKAGATGLNLTAADHVFLVDPWWNPSVEAQAADRAHRIGQQRPVMVYRLVSQGTVEEKILTLQEKKRALFEAALGGASGATAITRADLMELLD
- a CDS encoding serine/threonine-protein kinase, with amino-acid sequence MLAHVEQCVGCQRALAAGASSRPDLVTEAEPGEELMPGATVSRYVVLERIGQGAMGVVYAARDPHLARRVALKVLRPEGHRVEALQRRLLREAQALARLSDPHVIAVHDVGTSGDRVFLAMDLVEGCTLAEWLREPRGWREVLRVFREAGQGLAAAHAAGLVHRDFKPANVLIGRDGRVRVTDFGLALCQEAPGPWEGGGSGEDSGLALTRTGALLGTPAYMAPELLEGRFADALSDQFGFCVALYEALYGQRPFEGHSLEELGQSARAGRVGRSARGSQVPAWVRRVVLQGLSPQPGQRFASMEALLEALRKGRSRHTRLWAMGALTLAGLLGMGVEHKVHQREARCRQEVERLGAAWNPERRERAREAFRAVGTPYALAAWQHASMQLEAYASRWRTLRAEACLQEERGATGPSQSAVCLDARLWRLASVTGVLERADARTAQNAQQLVASLEDLSECADAPARPGPPLPPEGIRPQVDAARRTLTEAQALLDAGRYAEGLAVTEALLQLLPGLDYRPLEAEVRLVHGRLQGLEGALPKAEESLYKALWAAEAGRDEVLAARAWIFLLWTVGEQGGRTGDAEKLVQHARAAVEGLGRERFPAIATDLNLRLGILRLNQGLLEQADKELRQGLTLSREALGADNLLTSYLVSSLGRVRSRQGRHAEALALYREAWEMRERLWGSEHPVLALHLNNIAIELLALGQREEAVATWRRSLRLLEANRPPGHPSFVAPLTNLASVQRSLGQLDEARQSLERALLIAERSKGQDHPLTASVLSELGKVAQDSHRLGEALTYHQEAVRRVQRALGPDTPRAAAPQTALGEAYLQAGNPREARRELTRALRLWEAETGTEGASVSVALRPLAELERGQGAFHRALEHCARALEVDERVQGREAPDVALDLACLAEVHLAQGESARALPLLERALTLHTRAPKDPLEEGWASFLLARALWAQRGEAERARARALAEAARSQMEGLGLRARERARQVVAWQRQVEAR
- a CDS encoding HEAT repeat domain-containing protein, which produces MNRTRFPRMKPFSSWLLTLCLLGPAVPAVAGPSAPGAAPRLLGESCSVEGLMTQIRRGLGSTSEAYKSYLRELLRESAVLLPAAELQAAFERETNPVMAEHLAAALVARTERGLEPSAMEAVTRRALGDANPEVRAATVRALRRTGALERTGDMYERLVRDGAPEVRLEAARNLVEDNHAVYGGRDGRAADAAVTAASTTSDPKVAAHILGQLETQAISAGSARSMEQLLRHDTSEVRGAAAKALGGVPAAEMGSAREALLGMYRGEPEPTVRKAILQSIARLGFSSAVPELQRLRGVDPSLAPEIDAWIHVLGMDHQEWSLILREKQRLQQAR
- a CDS encoding sigma-70 family RNA polymerase sigma factor; amino-acid sequence: MSEASNVGSFSALLMAHAVPQRRAALAQVPALEALLAPHCAAARAQWPGFSWSAERFLRHLARHLPEQPGEMLRQLHAADLYLACACAEGERLALHAFEQHVLQRVPSRLGALPAATVDEVLQVLRARLLLGRGEAPARIADYSGRGPLLAWVRIIATRVAAELVSQQGRQELFDEPPETLARMLAADDPERALLREDSRRVLLEALRQALGALPERERTLLRLHHLHGLTMDRLSAMYGESRSGVARRVAHARERLLALTHAELAGRLKLAGSELQSLLGLVRSRLDFNLHHLMEGV